A genome region from Rhodopseudomonas boonkerdii includes the following:
- a CDS encoding flavodoxin family protein, with translation MTKIAIVYFSGYGHTAKLADSVQRGIASVAGVEAVMCRIDANGELDEDALKVFASADGIVFGSPTHAGGPAWQFKKFSDAFATHRADRKKVRTVSAGFTTSTSAKGDGLATLTYLFLLSQQHAYIWIGTVGESAFGGGWAAGGVGVSAICLPDEAFNATDLDAAASLGKRVANIVLKLAG, from the coding sequence GTGACGAAGATCGCAATCGTCTACTTCAGCGGATACGGCCACACAGCCAAACTGGCGGACTCGGTGCAGCGCGGTATCGCGTCTGTTGCAGGGGTGGAAGCGGTGATGTGTCGAATAGATGCCAACGGCGAATTAGACGAGGACGCCCTCAAAGTTTTTGCGAGTGCGGACGGGATTGTCTTCGGATCACCGACCCACGCGGGAGGGCCTGCGTGGCAGTTCAAGAAATTTTCTGACGCTTTTGCGACGCACCGTGCCGATCGAAAGAAGGTCCGAACGGTTTCCGCCGGCTTCACGACGTCAACCTCTGCCAAGGGCGATGGTCTGGCGACCCTTACCTACCTATTCCTGCTATCGCAGCAACACGCCTACATCTGGATAGGTACCGTGGGCGAGAGCGCGTTTGGTGGAGGATGGGCTGCTGGAGGCGTTGGAGTGTCGGCAATCTGTTTACCGGATGAGGCCTTCAATGCCACTGATCTGGATGCGGCGGCTTCACTTGGCAAGCGGGTCGCGAATATCGTCTTGAAGCTTGCGGGTTGA